The following proteins are co-located in the Desulfatitalea tepidiphila genome:
- a CDS encoding DUF6519 domain-containing protein, whose amino-acid sequence MEDYRIRMATMRGEFRGDVTRDTFDFQHRFSRVLLQQGRVQLDADFNEQVSIMAHFLRGLAVDLMGPHAAAAGTDGERTNHFQVSVPEGDEHLAVAPGIYYVNGIRCENLEEIQVLIPDEPAVHLVYLDVWERHIAAVEEDYIREAALNGPDTATRARIEWQVKLLPNVTLEDRRYATFLAALEEISRPGTGHIRARARLRDETSLEPCLTDPEARYRGPENQLYRVEIHRGGQSRTATFKWSRENGSVYFPIVKPVAGRIVTLAHLGRDTRFGLKPDDWVEIMDDEEALTPERPPLLQVESVDPDTFEVTLKEEPSSGRIGTEMHKHPYLRRWDHKSDSADGVAVTESSERTPKWIDLEDGVQIQFLASGRGQAPKRYGVGDYWIIPARTITGDVEWPGPVNDPQFLPAHGIVHHYAPLATITRSPNNTFSVDDLRRWLTKIWQDAGDM is encoded by the coding sequence ATGGAAGACTACAGGATTCGGATGGCCACGATGCGCGGCGAGTTCCGCGGTGATGTGACCCGGGACACTTTCGATTTTCAGCATCGCTTTTCCCGGGTGTTGCTGCAGCAGGGCCGCGTGCAGCTGGATGCGGATTTCAACGAGCAGGTCTCCATCATGGCGCACTTCCTGCGGGGCCTGGCCGTGGACCTCATGGGCCCGCACGCCGCGGCGGCCGGCACCGACGGCGAGCGGACCAATCACTTCCAGGTGAGCGTGCCCGAGGGTGATGAGCATCTGGCGGTGGCGCCGGGGATCTACTATGTCAACGGCATTCGCTGTGAAAATCTCGAAGAAATCCAGGTGCTGATCCCCGACGAGCCCGCCGTGCACTTGGTTTACCTGGATGTGTGGGAGCGCCACATCGCCGCCGTGGAGGAGGATTACATCCGGGAGGCGGCGTTAAACGGCCCGGATACCGCCACCCGGGCCAGGATCGAGTGGCAGGTGAAGCTGCTGCCCAACGTCACCCTGGAGGATCGGCGCTATGCCACCTTCCTGGCCGCCCTGGAGGAGATCTCCAGGCCCGGCACTGGCCACATCCGCGCCCGGGCCCGGCTTCGGGACGAAACATCTCTGGAGCCGTGCCTTACCGATCCCGAGGCGCGCTACCGCGGCCCCGAAAATCAGCTCTACCGCGTGGAGATCCACCGGGGCGGCCAGAGTCGCACGGCCACCTTCAAGTGGTCCCGGGAAAACGGCTCGGTCTACTTTCCCATCGTCAAGCCCGTGGCCGGCCGCATCGTCACCCTGGCCCATCTGGGTCGCGACACGCGCTTCGGACTCAAGCCCGACGACTGGGTCGAGATCATGGACGACGAGGAGGCCCTGACCCCCGAGCGGCCGCCCCTTTTGCAGGTGGAGTCGGTGGACCCCGACACCTTCGAGGTGACCCTTAAGGAGGAGCCCTCCTCGGGGCGCATCGGCACCGAGATGCACAAACATCCCTACCTGCGGCGCTGGGATCACAAAAGCGACTCGGCCGACGGCGTGGCCGTCACCGAAAGTTCCGAGCGAACGCCGAAGTGGATCGATTTGGAAGACGGCGTCCAGATCCAGTTTTTGGCTTCGGGGCGGGGACAAGCTCCCAAACGTTACGGCGTGGGCGATTACTGGATCATCCCGGCGCGCACCATCACCGGCGACGTGGAGTGGCCCGGCCCGGTCAATGATCCCCAATTCCTGCCGGCCCACGGCATCGTGCACCACTACGCGCCCCTGGCCACCATTACCAGAAGCCCCAATAACACCTTCAGCGTCGACGACCTGCGGCGCTGGCTCACCAAGATCTGGCAGGATGCCGGTGATATGTAG
- a CDS encoding eCIS core domain-containing protein: MHRFSPKATLKDRPHSKLFAGLGRRRSHNLRLKLSPDAQGAWAAHQSVRSSGSRASIHAPHAPAIPGFAHDFSMMPPSVAETDAVQPKLVIDTPGDRFEKEADQVADKIMALAQDPGAPEELGRGHAPEAPFQMRPTPLMPGNNSLGGGGQAVPNPARSRLEQGFGYDFSAVRIHTDQTAAQSAAGLQARAYTTGSHIAFSTGQFAPHTSAGMRLLAHELAHVVQQSQAGSALTASSQGGYGPPSPAAPALRAPLGIQRQCFPTNRYPGNLPHELIEDDYQARINPVSATEYAIPGSGPTGGTGYADIADLALHHIYEIKTYPGGPQGVIEAARYAAQATIHCGTPPDWFPGLLYPDSVIPVNSTTELVAKQYLGVGPGHPTWPGVVVYYTRRRRRRRVPQPVRIPVWVIVLLFLLFLIALAIALLEPTPAGELIWAAALILVLLNLGVIGGDDGSTVAALSPDIPPPPMEVAAGGDLEAGLRGLITDNIDLIARMPSAVEGDFSEADVRRVKQMGEAAYARIQRADPDDPLLAGVNSALEGLLPYVRQAETMARARRWIS; the protein is encoded by the coding sequence ATGCATCGATTCAGCCCCAAGGCAACCCTCAAAGACCGGCCCCACTCGAAACTCTTCGCAGGGTTGGGCAGGCGCCGGAGCCATAACCTGCGCCTGAAATTGTCGCCGGACGCCCAAGGGGCGTGGGCCGCCCATCAGAGTGTGCGGTCGTCAGGGTCACGTGCATCGATCCACGCTCCCCATGCCCCGGCCATTCCTGGCTTTGCCCACGACTTTTCCATGATGCCGCCAAGCGTCGCCGAGACCGATGCGGTACAGCCCAAACTTGTGATCGACACTCCCGGGGATCGCTTTGAAAAAGAAGCAGACCAGGTCGCGGACAAGATCATGGCCCTGGCCCAGGACCCCGGTGCCCCGGAAGAACTGGGCCGCGGCCACGCCCCAGAGGCACCATTCCAGATGCGTCCGACCCCGCTCATGCCGGGAAACAACTCGCTGGGGGGCGGCGGTCAGGCCGTGCCCAATCCTGCGCGCAGTCGCCTTGAGCAAGGGTTTGGATACGATTTCAGCGCCGTGAGGATTCACACCGACCAGACCGCGGCGCAGTCGGCCGCTGGGCTACAGGCACGGGCCTACACCACGGGATCCCACATCGCCTTTTCCACGGGGCAGTTCGCGCCTCACACCTCCGCCGGCATGCGGCTTTTGGCCCATGAACTGGCCCATGTGGTGCAACAGTCCCAGGCAGGATCTGCCTTGACTGCCTCTTCTCAGGGCGGATATGGGCCACCCTCCCCGGCGGCGCCTGCCCTGCGGGCGCCTCTGGGCATCCAACGACAGTGTTTTCCCACCAATCGCTATCCTGGAAACCTCCCCCACGAGTTGATCGAAGACGACTATCAGGCCCGCATCAATCCGGTTTCCGCCACCGAATACGCCATTCCGGGCTCGGGGCCCACCGGCGGCACCGGCTATGCGGACATCGCCGATCTGGCCCTGCATCATATCTACGAGATCAAAACCTATCCGGGCGGCCCCCAAGGGGTCATCGAAGCGGCGCGCTACGCGGCCCAGGCCACCATCCACTGCGGCACCCCACCCGATTGGTTTCCGGGACTGTTGTATCCCGATTCGGTCATCCCGGTGAACTCCACCACCGAATTGGTGGCCAAACAGTACCTCGGCGTCGGACCGGGGCACCCCACCTGGCCGGGTGTCGTGGTCTACTACACCCGGCGCAGACGCCGCCGTCGCGTGCCCCAGCCCGTGCGGATTCCCGTTTGGGTGATTGTTCTGTTGTTCCTGTTGTTTTTGATCGCCCTGGCCATCGCGCTGCTGGAGCCCACACCGGCCGGAGAATTGATCTGGGCCGCGGCCCTGATCCTGGTATTGCTCAATCTGGGCGTCATCGGTGGAGATGACGGGTCGACCGTGGCCGCTTTGTCGCCCGATATTCCGCCTCCACCCATGGAGGTTGCCGCCGGCGGCGACCTGGAGGCAGGGTTGCGAGGCCTCATCACGGATAACATCGACCTCATCGCCCGCATGCCCAGCGCCGTGGAGGGCGACTTTTCCGAGGCGGATGTGCGCCGTGTCAAACAGATGGGCGAGGCCGCCTACGCCCGCATCCAACGCGCCGATCCTGATGATCCGCTCCTCGCCGGAGTCAACAGCGCTTTGGAGGGCCTGCTGCCTTATGTGCGTCAGGCGGAAACCATGGCCCGGGCGCGACGATGGATATCATGA
- a CDS encoding glycosyl hydrolase 108 family protein — MIRNEGGYKLHTVASDRGGQTFAGIARNFHPNWPG; from the coding sequence ATGATTCGCAACGAAGGCGGCTACAAACTGCACACCGTCGCCAGCGACCGCGGGGGTCAGACCTTTGCAGGCATCGCGCGCAATTTCCATCCCAACTGGCCGGGATAG
- a CDS encoding eCIS core domain-containing protein, translating to MQRLKARRNPRNPSVPAGAEHTRGLIRRVNHGSTPETEVSHGAQIPAAEAAAQDNSHDMGITRFSFDLSAVRALPHPRAIQMKRRGRAPGDAFEQEAEHIAGQVMGMPGAVQPVNAVTGMPAQTCGSPLHPKALPIRGLNPNSPSPTTSPPTVPPSQGRSLSPAAREFMEPRFGHPFGQVRVHTDDQAAQSADALSARAYTFGRHIVFGASQYAPETIMGRHLLAHELVHVLQQQNVFPRVQRTLNDGHDLNSNRFRGNIELEKAYDDETVIENGDTGLHVTILQQALVDAGFPLVIHGVDGRFGDETEQAVEDFQTSKGLTGPDVDGEVGPITMNLLDQHFLHHAPERAIAANPARPLMEGTRALSATEQSAATRAITTEVRTPTGALPTFSRTIVSHADPYEVRIRNRLNTAITNLHTNLVASRPARTAANMMTSADVDRLSQRAKGVTDAVYGRYRTGPAMAFGVNIFDQFLQRQAQIAASTTNADWAANWRVLKLLNGDRGIARIDEEHGAVQTRAAEWALIAGITGFPNTPPGVLDYNASPPHVTTGIVGTRRAELLDIHRNWPASAGGGRIFLQMYLGATNTANRDIMYETFATIIHEYIHTLEHPNHVTYRRGLAEQRGGFVLREGMTDYLAKVVWDNLSFDPPLRAAIENRFQDPLNPNGHPIPAPPRYREWANAERAVGIVGIRNAMAAFFLGHTNLIGGP from the coding sequence ATGCAACGTTTAAAAGCGCGTCGCAACCCGCGCAACCCATCGGTACCTGCCGGCGCTGAGCACACGCGGGGGCTGATCCGCCGGGTTAACCACGGGTCGACCCCCGAGACTGAAGTGTCCCACGGCGCCCAGATCCCGGCTGCCGAGGCAGCGGCGCAAGACAACTCCCATGACATGGGCATCACACGGTTCAGCTTCGACCTCAGTGCGGTGCGTGCACTCCCGCATCCGCGCGCGATTCAGATGAAACGCCGTGGCCGCGCTCCGGGCGACGCCTTTGAACAAGAGGCAGAGCATATCGCAGGGCAGGTCATGGGCATGCCCGGAGCCGTTCAGCCAGTGAACGCCGTCACCGGGATGCCGGCCCAAACGTGTGGGAGCCCGCTTCACCCAAAGGCACTGCCGATCCGCGGGCTCAATCCAAACTCCCCATCCCCGACAACATCGCCCCCCACCGTGCCTCCGTCCCAAGGCCGCTCCCTGAGCCCGGCCGCCCGCGAATTCATGGAGCCGCGCTTCGGTCATCCATTCGGCCAAGTCAGGGTCCACACCGATGACCAGGCGGCCCAATCGGCCGATGCCCTTTCGGCCCGTGCTTATACCTTCGGCCGGCACATCGTATTCGGAGCAAGCCAGTATGCGCCGGAAACCATCATGGGGCGGCACCTGCTGGCCCATGAGCTGGTGCACGTGCTCCAGCAGCAAAATGTGTTTCCGCGCGTTCAGCGCACCCTCAACGACGGCCACGACCTGAACTCCAATCGCTTCAGGGGCAATATCGAGCTGGAGAAGGCCTATGATGACGAGACGGTGATCGAAAACGGCGATACCGGCCTGCACGTTACCATCCTGCAGCAGGCCCTGGTGGACGCCGGCTTCCCCCTTGTGATCCATGGCGTGGACGGCCGTTTCGGCGATGAGACCGAACAGGCCGTGGAGGACTTTCAAACCTCAAAGGGTCTGACAGGTCCCGATGTCGACGGCGAGGTGGGGCCCATCACCATGAACCTGCTGGACCAGCACTTTCTCCACCATGCGCCCGAGCGCGCCATTGCAGCCAATCCGGCCCGGCCCCTGATGGAGGGCACGCGGGCGCTTTCGGCCACGGAGCAATCCGCCGCGACCCGCGCCATCACCACCGAGGTACGCACGCCCACCGGCGCTCTGCCGACCTTCAGCCGCACCATCGTCAGCCATGCGGACCCCTACGAGGTGCGCATTCGCAATCGCTTGAACACGGCCATCACCAACCTGCATACCAACCTGGTGGCGTCGCGCCCGGCGCGCACCGCGGCCAATATGATGACCTCAGCCGATGTGGACCGCCTCTCCCAGCGGGCCAAGGGGGTCACCGACGCGGTCTACGGCCGTTACCGCACCGGTCCCGCCATGGCATTCGGGGTCAACATCTTCGATCAGTTTTTACAGCGCCAGGCCCAGATCGCCGCCTCCACCACCAATGCGGACTGGGCCGCCAATTGGCGCGTTTTGAAGCTGCTCAACGGCGACCGGGGCATTGCCCGCATCGATGAAGAGCATGGCGCCGTGCAGACGCGCGCCGCCGAGTGGGCCCTCATCGCCGGCATCACCGGCTTTCCCAACACGCCGCCGGGGGTCTTGGACTACAATGCCAGCCCGCCCCACGTCACCACGGGTATTGTGGGCACGCGGCGCGCCGAACTGTTGGACATTCACCGCAACTGGCCGGCCTCCGCCGGCGGCGGCCGCATCTTCCTGCAGATGTACCTGGGCGCCACCAACACGGCCAACCGCGACATCATGTACGAGACCTTCGCCACCATCATTCACGAATATATCCATACCCTGGAGCACCCCAATCATGTTACCTATCGCAGGGGCCTGGCCGAACAGCGCGGCGGGTTCGTGCTGCGCGAAGGCATGACCGACTACCTGGCCAAAGTGGTCTGGGACAACCTGAGCTTTGACCCGCCTTTGCGCGCCGCCATCGAAAACCGCTTCCAGGACCCCTTGAATCCCAACGGCCACCCCATCCCCGCGCCGCCGCGCTACCGGGAGTGGGCCAATGCCGAACGCGCCGTGGGCATCGTGGGGATTCGAAACGCCATGGCCGCCTTCTTCCTCGGGCACACCAACTTGATCGGTGGGCCGTGA
- a CDS encoding Tn3 family transposase, whose translation MNGINRQKLCKVQAGQSCPNSDPIMALRPINWELIEEQLDTMVPKINGSETV comes from the coding sequence ATAAATGGGATTAATCGTCAAAAGCTCTGTAAAGTGCAAGCTGGCCAAAGTTGCCCAAATTCGGATCCAATAATGGCGCTTCGTCCGATTAATTGGGAACTCATTGAAGAACAACTCGATACAATGGTACCCAAGATCAACGGCAGTGAAACCGTGTAG
- a CDS encoding SDR family oxidoreductase, translating to MDIKDKVVVVTGGASGIGEALCRRFAQTGAKGVVVADVNEAGATRIANGIEGALAFRCDVRKEEDIIDLVRFTEEKLGPIDLFCSNAGILAIGGYEVSNEEWQRIWEINVLAHIFVARAVIPGMIARGGGAIMITASAAGLLSQIGSIPYSVTKHAAVGLAESLSITYGDQGVKVFALCPQAVRTAMTADTGGGVAAVDGMMEPDQLVDAVVAGLEKEEFLILPHPEVKQYMQRKTADYDRWLSGMRRLQARFLTGAPLKTN from the coding sequence ATGGATATCAAAGATAAAGTGGTGGTTGTAACCGGCGGCGCTTCGGGGATCGGCGAAGCGCTGTGCAGAAGATTCGCCCAGACAGGTGCAAAGGGTGTCGTCGTTGCGGATGTGAACGAGGCAGGCGCAACCCGTATTGCCAATGGGATCGAGGGCGCGCTTGCCTTCCGGTGCGATGTCCGCAAAGAAGAAGATATCATCGACCTGGTCCGTTTCACGGAAGAGAAACTCGGCCCCATCGATCTGTTCTGTTCCAATGCGGGTATTCTCGCGATAGGCGGCTACGAAGTCTCCAATGAGGAATGGCAGCGCATCTGGGAAATCAACGTGCTTGCCCACATTTTCGTGGCCAGGGCCGTGATTCCCGGAATGATCGCCCGGGGAGGCGGCGCCATCATGATCACGGCATCCGCCGCCGGGCTGCTCAGCCAGATCGGGTCCATTCCCTACTCCGTTACCAAGCACGCGGCCGTCGGTCTGGCCGAAAGCCTGTCTATCACCTACGGAGACCAGGGGGTCAAAGTCTTTGCACTCTGTCCTCAGGCGGTCCGCACGGCCATGACGGCCGATACGGGCGGCGGAGTTGCCGCCGTAGATGGGATGATGGAACCCGATCAACTGGTCGATGCAGTGGTCGCGGGTCTGGAAAAGGAGGAATTCCTCATTCTGCCTCATCCGGAAGTCAAGCAGTACATGCAGAGAAAAACCGCCGATTATGATCGGTGGCTGTCGGGCATGCGGCGGCTGCAGGCGAGGTTTCTCACGGGAGCGCCGCTGAAGACGAATTGA
- a CDS encoding rhodanese-like domain-containing protein, with protein sequence MGILPRFWWVPLGKVPEIDASALYQALSAARRPQILDVRTRLEFNRGHIEGAVQVPMRELRSQVETLPFDRQRPVVAVCLSAHRSIPAVRLLKAHGFTDVAQLAGGMIAWRRKGLPTRSRV encoded by the coding sequence ATGGGGATTCTTCCACGATTCTGGTGGGTGCCTTTGGGAAAGGTGCCTGAGATTGATGCTTCTGCATTGTACCAGGCGCTGAGTGCGGCCCGACGCCCTCAGATACTGGACGTAAGGACCCGGCTGGAGTTCAACAGAGGACATATCGAAGGGGCGGTCCAGGTTCCAATGAGGGAGCTCCGATCACAGGTGGAAACTCTGCCCTTCGATCGACAAAGACCAGTGGTCGCAGTGTGCCTCAGCGCACATCGGAGTATCCCTGCAGTGAGACTGCTGAAGGCACACGGATTTACGGATGTCGCTCAACTGGCGGGCGGCATGATCGCTTGGCGCAGAAAGGGCCTGCCCACACGTTCGCGGGTGTGA